A genomic region of Xanthomonas campestris pv. phormiicola contains the following coding sequences:
- a CDS encoding alanine--glyoxylate aminotransferase family protein, with the protein MGPGPVNAHPRVLRAMSADLLGQFDPEMTGYMNQVMALYRPLFGTENRWTFLVDGTARAGIEAALVSLVAPGDRVLVLNFGRFGLLLGEILGRIGAVVENVEAPWGEVVPMDAVAAAIERFAPKLVACVHGDTSTTMAQPLDGLGALCRAAGALSYVDATATIGGMPIASDAWGVDVVTGGLQKCLGGPSGSAPITVSARAAEAIFARRHVERGIVRDDIANGSGVRIGSNYFDLAMVMDYWSDKRLNHHTEATSMLYAARECARVALQEGLPARFARHVAAGRAVAAGARALGLQVFGDDRHRMTNVTGVAIPAGIDGEAVRRRLREDFEIEIGTAFGPLQGKLWRIGAMGYNAMKHKVLITLGALEAVLRAEGYACAPGAGVDAALAAWHADGAQG; encoded by the coding sequence ATGGGCCCGGGCCCGGTCAATGCGCATCCGCGCGTGCTGCGCGCGATGTCCGCCGACCTGCTCGGCCAGTTCGATCCGGAAATGACCGGCTACATGAACCAGGTGATGGCGCTGTACCGGCCGCTGTTCGGGACCGAGAACCGCTGGACCTTCCTGGTCGACGGCACCGCGCGCGCCGGCATCGAGGCGGCGCTGGTGTCGCTGGTGGCGCCGGGCGATCGCGTGCTGGTGCTGAACTTCGGCCGCTTCGGCCTGCTGCTGGGCGAGATCCTCGGCCGTATCGGCGCAGTGGTCGAGAACGTGGAGGCGCCGTGGGGCGAGGTGGTGCCGATGGACGCGGTGGCCGCTGCGATCGAACGCTTCGCGCCGAAATTGGTCGCCTGCGTGCATGGCGACACTTCGACCACGATGGCGCAGCCGCTGGACGGCCTCGGCGCGCTGTGCCGCGCCGCCGGCGCGCTGTCCTATGTCGATGCCACCGCGACCATCGGCGGCATGCCGATCGCCAGCGACGCCTGGGGCGTGGACGTGGTCACCGGCGGTTTGCAGAAGTGCCTGGGCGGGCCGTCCGGCTCGGCGCCGATCACCGTGTCCGCGCGCGCCGCCGAGGCGATCTTCGCGCGCCGCCACGTCGAGCGCGGCATCGTCCGCGACGACATCGCCAACGGCAGCGGCGTGCGCATCGGTTCGAATTATTTCGACCTGGCGATGGTCATGGACTACTGGTCCGACAAGCGCCTGAACCACCACACCGAGGCCACCAGCATGCTGTACGCGGCGCGCGAGTGCGCGCGCGTGGCGCTGCAGGAAGGCCTGCCGGCGCGCTTCGCCCGCCACGTCGCGGCCGGGCGCGCGGTCGCCGCCGGCGCGCGTGCGCTGGGGCTGCAGGTGTTCGGCGACGACCGCCACCGCATGACCAACGTCACCGGCGTGGCGATTCCCGCCGGCATCGACGGCGAGGCGGTGCGGCGGCGTCTGCGCGAGGATTTCGAGATCGAGATCGGCACCGCGTTCGGGCCGCTGCAGGGCAAGCTGTGGCGGATCGGCGCGATGGGCTACAACGCGATGAAGCACAAGGTGCTGATCACCCTGGGCGCGCTGGAAGCGGTGCTGCGCGCCGAAGGCTACGCCTGCGCGCCGGGCGCCGGCGTGGATGCGGCGCTGGCCGCCTGGCATGCCGACGGAGCGCAGGGATGA
- the puuE gene encoding allantoinase PuuE, whose protein sequence is MSAARDLVGYSAQPPDPQWPGGARLALQFVVNYEEGAENGVLNGDAGSEAFLSEMVGAHSQPGARAMAMESLYEYGSRAGFWRLQRLFAARGVPVTVFGVAQALAANPEAVQAMRDADWEIASHGLRWIDYQHVPEATERAHIAAAIALHTQVTGARPLGWYQGRTSPNTARLVAEEGGFVYDADSYADDLPYYDRRHGRAQLVVPYTLDANDMKFVAYNGFADGEPFFRYLRDSFEQLCAEGGRMMSVGLHGRIAGRPARALALARFVDHALASGQAWIARRIDIARHWQQVHPA, encoded by the coding sequence ATGAGCGCGGCGCGCGACCTGGTCGGCTACAGCGCGCAGCCGCCGGACCCGCAGTGGCCGGGTGGGGCGCGGCTGGCGTTGCAGTTCGTCGTCAACTACGAGGAAGGCGCCGAGAACGGCGTGCTCAATGGCGATGCCGGCTCGGAGGCGTTCCTGTCGGAGATGGTCGGCGCGCACAGCCAGCCGGGCGCGCGCGCGATGGCGATGGAGAGCCTGTACGAATACGGCAGCCGCGCCGGTTTCTGGCGGCTGCAGCGGTTGTTCGCCGCGCGCGGCGTGCCGGTGACGGTGTTCGGCGTGGCGCAGGCGCTGGCCGCCAATCCCGAAGCGGTGCAGGCGATGCGCGACGCCGACTGGGAGATCGCCAGCCACGGCCTGCGCTGGATCGACTACCAGCACGTGCCGGAGGCGACCGAACGCGCGCATATCGCCGCGGCGATCGCGCTGCACACGCAGGTCACCGGTGCGCGCCCGCTGGGCTGGTACCAGGGCCGCACCAGTCCCAACACCGCGCGGCTGGTGGCCGAGGAGGGCGGCTTCGTCTACGACGCCGACAGCTACGCCGACGACCTGCCGTACTACGACCGCCGCCACGGCCGCGCGCAACTGGTGGTGCCGTACACGCTGGACGCCAACGACATGAAGTTCGTCGCCTACAACGGTTTCGCCGACGGCGAACCGTTCTTCCGCTACCTGCGCGACAGCTTCGAGCAGCTGTGCGCCGAAGGCGGGCGGATGATGTCGGTGGGCCTGCACGGACGCATCGCCGGACGTCCGGCACGCGCGCTGGCGCTGGCCCGCTTCGTCGATCATGCGCTGGCCAGCGGCCAGGCCTGGATCGCGCGGCGCATCGACATCGCCCGCCACTGGCAACAGGTGCATCCGGCATGA
- the hpxZ gene encoding oxalurate catabolism protein HpxZ, whose protein sequence is MIVDAPEVLAEVQAAFADYERALMADDVAALDRLFHDAPTTVRYGVGEALYGAEAIRAFRRGRGGSPQRRLLRVQIVAYGRDFATADAEFLRKGATRPGRQSQSWVRFADGWKVVSAHVSLQGDHA, encoded by the coding sequence ATGATCGTCGACGCGCCCGAAGTGCTGGCCGAAGTGCAGGCGGCGTTCGCCGACTACGAACGCGCGCTGATGGCCGACGACGTCGCCGCATTGGACCGGCTGTTCCACGATGCGCCGACCACGGTGCGCTACGGCGTCGGCGAAGCGCTGTACGGCGCCGAGGCGATCCGCGCATTCCGCCGCGGCCGCGGCGGGTCGCCGCAGCGGCGCCTGTTGCGCGTGCAGATCGTCGCCTACGGGCGCGATTTCGCCACCGCCGATGCCGAATTCCTGCGCAAGGGCGCGACCCGACCCGGCCGCCAGAGCCAGAGCTGGGTGCGGTTCGCCGACGGCTGGAAGGTGGTATCGGCGCATGTCTCGCTGCAGGGGGACCACGCATGA
- the uraD gene encoding 2-oxo-4-hydroxy-4-carboxy-5-ureidoimidazoline decarboxylase, with protein MNGVDWNALPEAEFVARLHALFEHSPWVVQRAAARRPFADLHAGLLQVLHAASADERLALIRAHPELAGKAAIDGSLTAASAAEQAQAGLDRLTAEEFARFHALNAAYRARFDFPFIVCVRLTDKAGILAAMQARLANTREAEIAAALDEIGKIVRLRLEALQ; from the coding sequence ATGAACGGCGTGGACTGGAATGCGCTGCCCGAGGCCGAGTTCGTCGCGCGCCTGCACGCGCTGTTCGAGCATTCGCCGTGGGTGGTGCAACGCGCGGCGGCGCGACGCCCGTTCGCCGATCTGCACGCGGGCCTGCTGCAGGTGCTGCACGCGGCCAGCGCCGACGAGCGGCTGGCGCTGATCCGTGCGCATCCGGAACTGGCCGGCAAGGCCGCGATCGACGGCAGCCTGACCGCGGCCTCGGCCGCCGAGCAGGCGCAGGCGGGGCTGGATCGGCTCACCGCGGAGGAGTTCGCGCGGTTCCACGCGCTCAATGCGGCCTATCGCGCGCGTTTCGATTTTCCGTTCATCGTCTGCGTGCGGCTGACCGACAAGGCCGGGATTCTTGCCGCGATGCAGGCGCGGTTGGCGAACACGCGCGAGGCAGAGATCGCCGCTGCGCTCGACGAGATCGGCAAGATCGTGCGCTTGCGCCTGGAGGCCCTGCAATGA